TAGTATATGATTCATGGTGACACCTCTAGATTGCACGTTGTACGCTGCATCGCATCACAGCGTTTACAGATTCGATGTGCTTTTGATTGTTGCTGGCAATCGCCACAGTTAGCACAGACGGTAAAAAAACTTGTCCCTAAATGGGCATTTTCACATAAGTTGTTTAACCCCATTGTTGCATTGATGTTTTCCTTTTCAAACAGCCAATTCACATCTGATTTTGTTTGCGCTGCTAGTTGTTGCTCTTCCGTTAAGTAAACATCGTCCTTCATACTTTTCTTTTGCATTTTATACAAAGGTGCACCGCATTTACATGTACGTGTGCCCCACTCACAGCGACAGAGTGGATTCCCACAAACATATTCGCCTTCATTTGTTTCGTGCCCATCTGCGCCGCACATAAAGCAAAAGGATTGGACGCCTATTTTATAAAGCTGTAAACGAATGAAGCGCTTAAACAGTTGCTTATTAAAATCCGCTGTACTATAAGGAAATACCCCATATTTCATCGCACCAAATGCCTGAAACTTCTCAGCAGATATAAAATTCGTACCCAGCGTCATGACTAAATGTAGCTTTTCATAAGGCATTGACTTGAAGTAATCATCCTTTGTTTTTGCTGGGTAAACGACCATAACAGTTGGCATTTGTACGTTTGTTATGAGCTCTTTTCGCTTATTTTTATTTTCGATGAAAACGGATTGTTCCGTATAGGTATAGAGCGCTTCAATTTGCGCCTCTGTTACATATTTATGCAATTGAAAAAGGGTCGGTAAAAAGCGGCTCACTTCGACTTTCTTTGTCTGTTCATGCTGTACAGTAAAAGTGATTTTTTGTCCACTTCTTTCGATCGTGAGCTTCACGCCAAACTGGGCATGATGCAGAGAAAACGTGACCGCCTCTTTTGAAAAAATATAAGCATTTAGTTCTTCGCCAAGCTTTAATGTCAATGGCCCATCGTGTACAAAACCTTCTTGCTGGAGCTGATGGAGCATTGTAAATAATACTTCGTCTGCATAGTACGTCTGGTAATCAATGCTATCATTTAGTTTAAAGGTTTTATCCATCATGGCGCGCATATAGTGATTGTAAAAACGATACAGCGTGCCGTAATCTTTGTTGTAAAGAAGCACTTGGTTTGGCACAACATAGCCCTGAATAAACTTTAAACCGCGAAACGTTTTAATTGTTTTACGAACTAAATTATATAGGCCTGTCAGCTGACTGAGTGCTTGCGAGAAGAGTTCTTCATATTCAAGTAATTGCATGCTTTCTAGTTCTGCATCGAAACGCAAAATATCTAACTCAATTTTTAACTCATTACTAGCAAGTTTGGTTTGAATCGTTAATACATTATCTTTCAGCTCTTTTATGACTTTGCGCATCTCACGCTCCAACTGATCAGCAAACGTATAAATAAAGCGATTTTCATAAATATCAATCGATTCCTCATGTACTTCCTTTAATAACTGCTGCGGAACGGGACGCGCCATGGTCGACTTCGCCCACGTTGTTGTATCCTTCATAAAATGCTGAATCGTACGTGGTGTAATCACATCAAGCTCCGCTGCATTGACCAGCATTTCTTCAGTCGTTAGCTTCACTTTCGGCTTACGTAAAATTTGCTGTAAGTGTAAGGTAATTTCTTTACGAAACACATAAAACCAAATAGCATCCGGGTCATCTATTTTTAAGCGGTCTTGTAGTTGCTTGAATGAGACCTGCCAATCCTCATCACTATAAAACTCCGCCAGTTCAATTTCGGATTCATCGTAGACGTCCACATAGTCTTGTACCTTTTGCTGCCACAATAAATATTGGTCACGCAGCTGCTCCAAATAACCGGCACTTGGTAATAGTGCTGGGTCCACAGTGATGTGAAATAACGCTTCATGCGCTTCTTCTTCAATCGTATAGTGAACGGTTACCGTCAGTAAAGGCTTCGTTGGCATTAATGTAAAGTCAAAATGTGCCACAGGCTGTAAAAATGTATGGAGCAGGTCATCATTGACATAAACCTTTTCCGGCTTCACTTGCGGCAAAAATTGTAGCTGAAATAACGTACGATAAATGTGCGGCAATTCGGTCCCTTCATACGGGGCAAATTCATTATCGAGCCAGCTATCTTTCATTCGTAAAATGACATTACTTGGCATTACGCTTCACCTTCTCTATCGCGCGGATAGTGGATGATGTGGCGCCTACTTTTTGTGCTTCTGCTAAGCGAATAATAGCATCCATCGCGAGTTCAAATTCCTCGTCATAACTTGGCATAATTTTCGGGACAATTTTTGAAACGATTTGTAAATCAATCGCCTCTTTCACATTCCAATTATTCGCCGCATAGGTTTGCATAAACGTACGCATATGACGACGCGGACGATTCCCAATTTCTAAATACAGTTGTTCGCTTAAAATTTGAAGCACTTCCTGAAGTGGGCGGCTTTGTTGGGTAACATCTACTTTTTGAATCGTAGCCATCGCCGCTTTAAAGTCGCTAAAGCTGACACTTGGCATCGCTTCAATGCGCTCCATATCCCCCACTTTATTGCTAAGTGCTGCTTGGAAATCAAGCACTTGGGCGCGGTCATAAATTTTGTCACTTAATGTATACGTTGACTCATCTTCGTTGATTGTCCCAATGAAAAATACGTTTGGCGGAATACGCAGTTTATTGCCATCAATAATATAATCTGCTAAATCTCCTGACGTACGTCCAATCGTGTCGAATAGTTCAACGACTTGCTTGGATTGCTCTAACTCTAGCTTCGAGTTAAAGTCAGAGAAATAATATTCCACACGCGCTAAGTTCATTTCATCAAGCACAATGAAGTAGAATTTATCGCGGTTCTCAGGTAACTGTGCTTTAAATAGCTCCTCTGTAAATTGAGTGGCCATGAAGCGATCGTTGAAATGATTATAAAATCCAATTAAATCTGTTTTGCTTTTCCAGTTTGGCTGAACCGCAATCGTTTCGCAAATACCGCCTAATGCGTGCGCTACAATTTTCGGTAAACTTGTTTTCCCTGTTCCTGATAAACCTTTTAAAATAATAAAACGTGTACTACGCATTGCAGCTAAGAAGCCATGAATCATAGCCGATGAAAATTCATAATTCCCTTGTGTTGCCGCATGTAAAATACGCTCTACTGCCTGGCCATCACCTGGATACTTCGTTAAATTCGAAGCTGTTTTGGCGCTCTTTTCAATTAGTACTTGGAAGCTTTCAAACATTCGACTTTCGTCTGCAATTGCATCTTTTTCTTTCTTTTGTAAACGTTGAAGTTCTGCTTCTAAGCTACGTAAACGAATTTCATAAAATGCGCTCTTATGCTCCGCCGTCGTGACGCGCTCTGCTTGTTCGCGGTAAAGCTCCGCTTGCTCACGCGTTCGAGCAAGCTCACTTTGCAGCGTTTTGTTTTGCCCCTCTACTGCATACATGCGCGTACTCATTGCTTCGTAATCCTCTTTTAATTGCTCGATGCGTGCCCATTCGACTTCGGATTGGCGGTAAATGCGTACCATTTCATCGCGGCGCTCGAGCTCTGTTTTCAGTAGGGTATTTTCAGATTCTAGCTGTGCTGTATGATCGATCCGATTTTGAAGCTGTGATTTTTCTTCCTGCAAACGTCTCGTTAGCGCAACAATACTTTCATAAGAAGCTTTGACACGCGTTAGCTCGGCTTGAGTTGTTATCGCATCAGCTAATGAAAAATCCTGCTTAAGCTTTTGAAATTGTACGCGCTCTTGCTCAATTTCCTCTTGCACCGCTAATAGTTCCTCACGCTCTTCGTCTAACGCCTGTAGCTTTTGTTTAAAGCCTTGCTGTTCCTTTAACAGTTTTTGCTCTGCCACCGCTCGTTGCTTTTCGAGCTCGCGCTTT
The sequence above is a segment of the Solibacillus sp. FSL H8-0523 genome. Coding sequences within it:
- a CDS encoding DUF2357 domain-containing protein codes for the protein MPSNVILRMKDSWLDNEFAPYEGTELPHIYRTLFQLQFLPQVKPEKVYVNDDLLHTFLQPVAHFDFTLMPTKPLLTVTVHYTIEEEAHEALFHITVDPALLPSAGYLEQLRDQYLLWQQKVQDYVDVYDESEIELAEFYSDEDWQVSFKQLQDRLKIDDPDAIWFYVFRKEITLHLQQILRKPKVKLTTEEMLVNAAELDVITPRTIQHFMKDTTTWAKSTMARPVPQQLLKEVHEESIDIYENRFIYTFADQLEREMRKVIKELKDNVLTIQTKLASNELKIELDILRFDAELESMQLLEYEELFSQALSQLTGLYNLVRKTIKTFRGLKFIQGYVVPNQVLLYNKDYGTLYRFYNHYMRAMMDKTFKLNDSIDYQTYYADEVLFTMLHQLQQEGFVHDGPLTLKLGEELNAYIFSKEAVTFSLHHAQFGVKLTIERSGQKITFTVQHEQTKKVEVSRFLPTLFQLHKYVTEAQIEALYTYTEQSVFIENKNKRKELITNVQMPTVMVVYPAKTKDDYFKSMPYEKLHLVMTLGTNFISAEKFQAFGAMKYGVFPYSTADFNKQLFKRFIRLQLYKIGVQSFCFMCGADGHETNEGEYVCGNPLCRCEWGTRTCKCGAPLYKMQKKSMKDDVYLTEEQQLAAQTKSDVNWLFEKENINATMGLNNLCENAHLGTSFFTVCANCGDCQQQSKAHRICKRCDAMQRTTCNLEVSP